A stretch of DNA from Caretta caretta isolate rCarCar2 chromosome 24, rCarCar1.hap1, whole genome shotgun sequence:
ccagggactaaAGTgaagctgaccggtctgtagttccccaggttctctttcttcccctttttcttccagacagagctgtgtgccaaagtgatcaactttggctggtgttgggttacaaatcacgtCAGTGCAGGGgtcatgaaatgttgttatccttattgtgtgagcaaagggcagcagaactgtgcttcgCCTGTCCAGATTGAGGGGGCCCCGAGCGTGTCCGGTCTCTGCActgtgtctctgtgccctgcactgaGCGTGTGCGTTGTTTGCACTCTGTGTCTCTGCCATGCACCAGTGTGTGCATGTAGGTGTGTATGTTAGGGTgagcagacagcaagtgtgaaaaatcgggacgggggtaggGAGGAATAGgagcctataaaagaaaaagacccaaaaatcgggtcTGTCCCTACTGGTCACCCTAGTGTATGTGCATATTTCCATGCTGCCCCATGCTGGAGGGGCTGAGTTCtgctctctctcgctcgctcACTCGCTCTGTgggtatggggtgtgtgtgtgtgtgtgtgtgttgtaagtACACACTGTCACCCCCTGACTGCATTGTGACATTTAGGGCTGTGTGTCCACCTGGAAACGTGCTGAGGGGGGGCAGGTATCTCGgctccactctgccccacccctattacccccccccccccccagccggctGGGGTGAGGCCTGGCCCTGCTTCCTAGCCAGCTGCTGCTTTCACTTTCCCCACTCCCTGATCAGGAGCGAACCAGAACTggaggaaggcagcaggagagagcCGGGGGCCCAGCCAAAGGCAGGCAGGGGAGGCCCCCGCACAGAGAGGGGGTGGCAGGAAGAGGGGGAGCGAGGAGCCCACAGACGGTGACAGCAGCTGAGACACTGCGGACGGGACGGGGTGAGCCGTGTGCCCACAGATTGCTGCCCCTTCCCGGAGACCATCAACCCCCCCTGAGCGCAGCCCAGCCTTGGGGACGGTAAGAGATTCCCCCTGCTAGGGATTTTCCTCCCCATCCTCAAATTCCTCTCCCCCACTTCCTGTGAGTTCCTGGGGAACACCTGGCCCCTGGGCCCCCTTTGCGCCTCCCCCGGTGTGGCTGCAGTTCGGGGCTGTGTTGGGGCAGCTGCTAAGCCGCCCTGCAGAGGAACTCGTGCTGGGGACAGTGTCCAGCCTGTGGCCTGCGGGGGGTCGGATTAGGTGGCCCCCAGGATAGTCCCCTTCCGGCTCTGCAGTCGATGAATCTGTGTTTTTCACCTGCAAAAGCTGTGGCTGAAAAGACTGTGCTCGGCTCTGGTTCCTCAGACTCTCACTTGGCATCAGTAGAAATAGCTGGGCCCCAATGCCGGTGTCCTCTGTTCCCTGTGCTCCGAGCTGGGATGGGGTCCGAGAAAGCCGTGTGCTCCCCGTCTTCCTGCCAGGCCTTTCGGGTAAGCGAGAGCAGCTGCAGGGCTCCCCACGGCTCCTCTGACCTAGAGAGCAGCCAAGAGAGAAAGCTGGGTCTGCGCATGGCTCTGCCTATTCACAGATGACATATTGTCCCTGTCAGCAGCAGTGCTCTGGGCTGGCTCGAAAATCTCCCCACTCATTTCCAGGAGTTCATGGGAGCTGAGATCTTGTGAAAATTCTCACCTGTGGGGCTGCACAGTGCTCAGAtaatgggggccctgatctcagccagggGCTGTgcagcacctcacacaatggggtCCCTGATCTCGATCGGGGTTCCTATGCACTACTatgctacaaataataaataatgattaaAACCAAACGACTCCTGTTTTTTCCACacagcccctgcctcattcagtgcacgggTCCGATACgtaaggggcagagttaaggttgcatgggccaCCATAAATGTGccttttcctaacttttgagggctTGACACTGTGCTGTTGGCGCAGGATTTTCTGGACATAGCCTTAACTAGGAGCTGAAATGTtcaatcgtagaatcatagaatatcagggttgaaagggacctcaggaggccatctagtccaaccccctgctcaacgcaggaccgatccccaatcaaatcgtcccagccagggctttgtcaagcctgaccttaaaaacttgtaaggaaggagattccaccacctcctcaggtaacgcattccagtgtttcaccaccctcctagtgaaaaagtttttcctaatatccaacctaaacctcccccacttcaacttgtgaccattactccttgttctgtcatctgctaccactgagaacagtctggatccatcctctttggaaccccctttcaggtagttgaaagcagctatcaaatcccccctcattcttctcttccgcagagtaaacaatcccagttccctcagcctctcctcataactcatgtgttccagtcccctaatcatttttgttgcccttcgctggactctctccaatttttccacatccttcttgtagtgtggggcccaaaactggacacagtactccagatgaggcctcaccaatgtcgaatagcaGTCCTTCTAatgtttcttcttctctgccgCAGACTGAGCGCCATGGCTCTCGATGAGTTCAAAGCCGCAGTCTATGAAGGGAGGCTGACAGATGCGATTTCTAATGTGCAGCAGAGACCGCTGGAGTCGTTTAACAGCCACACCCTCAGCATCGCCATCACGGGGGAGTCGGGCTCCGGAAAGTCCTCCCTCATCAACGCCATGCGGGGGCTATGTGCTGGTGATGAAGGCGCTGCTGAAACTGGGATGTTAGATGCCATGAGGGAGCCGATGGTTTATCCAGATCCCATCCTTCCAGGCGTCACGCTCTGGGACCTGCCAGGGGTGGGGACATTCTATTTCCCTCTAGACACCTACTGTGAGCGGCTCAATTTGAGCCAATACGAGTTCTTCATCATCGTCGGCTCCCAGCGCTTCCGCTCCGACCACGCCAGGCTGGTCCGTGAGATCCAGAGAATGGGCAAGAGGTTCTACTTTGTGCGCTCCAAAGCCGACGTGGACCTGGATGCTTCCAGGAGGCAGCGTTCCTCCAGCTACAACCAGGAGAGGATCCTGCAGCAGATCAGGGAGGACTGCAGGAGAGGCGTAGCAGCTGAGGGAGTGGGCCACCCACAGGTTTTTGTCGTTTCAAGTAGGGAACCCAACTGCTACGATTTTCCCCTCCTGCGACAAACTTTGCAGACGGAGCTGCCGAGCCTGAAGAGACACGCCTTCCTGCTTAGCCTGCCTGCTGTCGCCTCCCGCATTGTCAACCAGAAGAAAGCCGACCTGAAGGGAGAGATTTGGAAAACAGCCCTTTTCTTATGTCTTCTCGCAGCCATTCCTGTCCCAGGCATCGCTTTCTTGTGCACCTTCTTTGGCTTCCGGAAACACCTGTTCCAACACTACAGCAGCTTTGGCGTGGACGACAGGTCCCTCTCTGCTCTCGCCCACCAGGTTGGGGAGCCCGTGCGGGAGCTGACGGCTGTGATGACGTCCTTGGGAACGACCCCCATGATGGCTCTGAAGCTGTTGTTGGATTCGGTGGGGGCTGCCGTGATGGTAGCGGAATATTCGTGGAAGCGCCTCCCCGTATTTGGTGCCATGGTGTCAGGAGGGGTGGCGCTGGTTACCACGTACTTCATGCTGCGGAAGTGTTTGGCCTCTGTAGCTGACGATACCCAGCGGGTTCTGAGCAAAGCTCTGGAGGCCGAACGGGAAAACACCATCTAGGATTTGGTGTTGCATTGGATGAGCCTGCTGCTGTCTAGAAGACACAGTCTTGGACTTCAAGCAGGAAAGATTCCTGCTTCTTCATCCAGGAGTTGCATGTGTAGGCCAAAAGCCTAACGAGAAGAAATTGTCTTAAGTAAAATTTTGCTTATTTTGCCTTATACTCCATTTTGCTAGCTTTGAATTAGTATGAAGAAATTATTCTGAGTTTATTTTTTGCTGATTGTGTTAACATTTGTTCTTCGAAAGACAGATGTTTTATGACTGTAATTGCGTTATTTACTGTTTGATGTGAGTGAAGAATGTATGGTAATTAACTGAGTCAGGACAACTGGGCCGGATGGTCAAGAAGGGAGTGGAGGAGTCAAGAGGCACCAACTTTATGATCAATCACCCGGATGGCAGATTTATGACCCTAAAGCAAAGGCATACGCCCCAAGGACAAGATAAGGAGTTGAGCCAAAGGGATGAGAAAGAAACAGCTGCAGATCCTCCCGGTAACAACTCACAATAATGCTAATTAAGAGCAACCTTGTATACCTCGTGATTGACAGCTCTGGTGTAACACAGGTATGTCCATAGACTTGTATGGGAACGTATCGCTATAAAAGAAGGGTGtattgccatgggactttgggttcgttCTGCATCAACCTTGGAGCTTCGAATGCATTCaacagccctgctcccctccctcgtGTGCA
This window harbors:
- the LOC125626157 gene encoding interferon-inducible GTPase 5 → MFLLLCRRLSAMALDEFKAAVYEGRLTDAISNVQQRPLESFNSHTLSIAITGESGSGKSSLINAMRGLCAGDEGAAETGMLDAMREPMVYPDPILPGVTLWDLPGVGTFYFPLDTYCERLNLSQYEFFIIVGSQRFRSDHARLVREIQRMGKRFYFVRSKADVDLDASRRQRSSSYNQERILQQIREDCRRGVAAEGVGHPQVFVVSSREPNCYDFPLLRQTLQTELPSLKRHAFLLSLPAVASRIVNQKKADLKGEIWKTALFLCLLAAIPVPGIAFLCTFFGFRKHLFQHYSSFGVDDRSLSALAHQVGEPVRELTAVMTSLGTTPMMALKLLLDSVGAAVMVAEYSWKRLPVFGAMVSGGVALVTTYFMLRKCLASVADDTQRVLSKALEAERENTI